One genomic window of Nicotiana sylvestris chromosome 10, ASM39365v2, whole genome shotgun sequence includes the following:
- the LOC104215566 gene encoding putative late blight resistance protein homolog R1B-23, translated as MRRRAMYLNPLETLQRIKQKWNSYAHIPTILERIVEECHSFCMVLDGYNFSEESCSLDTLHRIEERWGSFLEFSDEYLSTLSHLRDTLKQTEDECSSFHIFLSEESDSLDTLQHKIRHLQDNLWQTVEECGFLLIFSEKYLESFPFETLQRIKDECDYLDRDLFAFDEFKLLERNFNFLKRDFKFLDIILNLLIFTDHPDLVREVQALFRGAAADLIQIYRRQGIHQFYGRVADLQNKLWQTKLEIRKAKYSFYEVSFQLFDHNDTIIPDFVLEFIDTVIENLSDLLKLDDPSSLLQVGGLVDQVEKVLKELKFLRSFVSFVADRSVEPHVFFHALEVAWHTTVVTWLYLPSKEHMYSAADEGYPLFFDLLRKKIQLNEPSISEIYIEVLQAIKLEQSHWYPVIQIKYAVDCEVGFLETLLHILEELPISGDCIAKKATLQEMLNFLRTNLKDLPTTALEFHLQHIDSVIVDAGILVYSVIFDAGLPVYSVNKKEKDDLNFRVKIQNLQAMIYPVARKTFLLKSNLPGIDGVGSADFILDNREKFLSLYSNSVVSVKSQLHTIQKEVKYFQAVVETQVGLQHFVTHTNGLVYEVEYVFDACKKKDVPDWCLFLWILNIGEDIRVLMAEVAEVQENTAFDLVLHNITDAAPTHTSSRFAGNPSMNEEMVGFKDVMNELRGKLIKGSVKLDVVSIVGMPGLGKTTLANELYFDELVVSYFDIRAHCCVSQEYKRKDLLLALLRDVTDDTTKLDREAENELADKLQKLLKHKRYLVLIDDVWKMSAWDDLRSCFPENNIGSRIILTTRHYEVASCAKHVSDPHKLRFFSIDESWTLLQNKVFNKERCPLVLEAVGKSIAQKCGGLPLSMVLVAGILTRTKKEKHCWEQVSKNLSPNIQAQSEGTLDLSYQNLPHYLKPCFLYMGVFPEDREIQVSKLTWLWIAEGLINTHMEKLSEDIAKFYLENLIGRNLVMVSKKSSDGRIKTCRIHDLVLEFCRKKAKLENFLERTRDRGSDPSQFFPPMCNTSRRLCLYSHSENLPKWCLFFSHVKSFQFREARNIAFSSIDCVSNTFKRFKFLRVLDFEFTIIDSIPQELTLLKYLAFRTAEDALSLPDNLRNLETLVVQGLRGRVSLSDTIWKMVKLRHLHIYDRAFFTLNSGEKFSECDSTMVNLQTVSSACFSCVDNADKILEKAPNLRKLRCEVSKFDGSFPAFSNLTKLEMLKVSSGTTLTWINQLKLPSSLKKLTLSNFRIHLTEVATHPKLEVLKLLGVSISSNVWEVNDEQFPQLKFLKLENPSFSKWDASDYAFPFLEHLVLKKCRYLKEFPSRFEDASSLKSVEIISCNEELVKSAEAVREELDGMSGSSGFKVIIRKQQNNRI; from the exons ATGAGAAGACGAGCTATGTACTTGAATCCCCTTGAAACGCTGCAGCGTATTAAACAGAAATGGAATTCCTATGCTCATATTCCTACAATTCTGGAACGGATTGTAGAGGAATGTCATTCATTCTGTATGGTTTTGGACGGATATAATTTTTCAGAGGAATCTTGTTCCCTTGACACACTGCACAGGATTGAAGAGCGTTGGGGCTCATTCCTTGAGTTCTCAGATGAATATCTGTCAACGTTATCTCATCTACGTGATACTCTGAAGCAGACTGAAGATGAATGCAGCTCATTCCATATATTTCTTTCTGAGGAATCTGATTCCCTTGACACTCTGCAGCACAAGATACGTCATCTCCAAGACAATCTTTGGCAGACTGTAGAGGAATGCGGTTTTTTACTTATATTTTCAGAGAAATATCTGGAATCTTTTCCCTTTGAAACTCTGCAGAGGATCAAAGATGAATGTGATTATCTCGATCGAGATCTGTTTGCATTTGATGAATTTAAGCTCCTTgaaaggaatttcaacttccttaAAAGGGATTTCAAGTTTTTGGATATCATTCTCAACTTGCTGATCTTCACAGATCACCCAGATCTCGTAAGAGAAGTCCAAGCTCTGTTTAGAGGTGCTGCAGCTGATCTCATCCAGATCTACAGAAGACAAGGGATCCACCAATTTTATGGTCGTGTCGCCGACTTGCAAAATAAGCTTTGGCAGACTAAGTTGGAAATCAGAAAAGCTAAATACTCTTTTTACGAAGTATCATTTCAACTTTTTGACCACAACGATACTATTATTCCCGATTTTGTTTTGGAATTCATTGATACCGTGATAGAGAATCTCAGTGATCTACTGAAACTTGATGATCCAAGTTCACTCCTTCAGGTTGGGGGACTCGTGGATCAAGTTGAAAAGGTTTTGAAGGAGTTGAAGTTCCTTAGAAGTTTTGTCTCCTTTGTTGCAGACAGAAGCGTAGAGCCTCATGTCTTTTTTCATGCTTTAGAAGTGGCCTGGCACACAACAGTGGTTACTTGGTTGTATCTTCCAAGCAAGGAACATATGTACTCTGCTGCAGATGAGGGTTATCCTTTGTTTTTTGATCTACTGCGGAAAAAAATTCAGCTTAATGAGCCAAGCATCTCTGAGATCTATATTGAAGTCCTCCAAGCTATAAAGTTAGAGCAGTCACATTGGTATCCTGTTATCCAAATTAAGTATGCGGTAGATTGTGAAGTTGGATTTTTGGAGACTCTCCTACACATTTTGGAGGAGCTACCAATTTCTGGTGATTGCATAGCAAAAAAAGCAACCCTTCAGGAGATGCTCAACTTTTTGAGAACCAATCTCAAAGATCTACCAACGACGGCGCTTGAATTTCATCTTCAACATATAGACTCTGTGATTGTTGATGCAGGAATTCTGGTTTACTCTGTGATTTTTGATGCAGGACTTCCGGTTTACTCAGTAAACAAAAAGGAGAAGGATGATCTTAATTTCCGAGTAAAAATTCAGAATCTGCAAGCAATGATCTATCCTGTCGCAAGAAAGACATTTCTCCTAAAGTCCAACTTGCCCGGAATTGACGGAGTGGGCTCTgctgatttcattttagataacAGGGAGAAGTTTCTAAGCCTGTATTCAAATTCAGTTGTTTCTGTCAAGAGCCAACTTCATACAATTCAGAAAGAAGTCAAGTACTTTCAAGCTGTTGTAGAAACACAAGTCGGACTTCAACATTTTGTAACACATACAAATGGTTTGGTGTATGAGGTAGAATATGTATTTGATGCTTGTAAGAAAAAAGATGTTCCTGATTGGTGTCTTTTTCTCTGGATCTTGAACATTGGAGAGGATATTAGAGTGCTCATGGCAGAGGTAGCAGAGGTTCAAGAAAATACTGCGTTTGACTTGGTATTGCATAACATCACAGATGCTGCCCCTACACATACTTCTTCACGATTTGCTGGCAATCCAAGCATGAATGAAGAGATGGTGGGTTTCAAGGATGTGATGAACGAACTAAGAGGCAAACTAATCAAAGGATCAGTAAAGCTTGATGTCGTTTCAATTGTTGGAATGCCTGGATTAGGCAAGACAACTTTGGCAAACGAACTATATTTTGATGAGTTAGTTGTCTCTTATTTTGATATCCGTGCTCACTGCTGTGTCTCTCAAGAATATAAACGGAAGGACTTGTTACTAGCCCTTCTACGTGATGTTACTGATGATACAACTAAACTTGATAGAGAGGCTGAAAATGAATTAGCAGACAAGCTTCAGAAACTTTTAAAGCACAAGAGATACCTTGTCCTCATTGATGATGTCTGGAAAATGAGTGCATGGGATGATTTACGGTCATGCTTCCCTGAAAATAACATAGGAAGTAGAATTATTTTAACAACTCGGCACTATGAAGTTGCATCTTGTGCTAAGCACGTTAGTGATCCTCATAAGCTTCGATTTTTCAGTATTGATGAAAGTTGGACGCTATTACAGAATAAGGTGTTCAACAAAGAAAGATGTCCCCTAGTCTTAGAGGCTGTCGGCAAAAGCATAGCCCAAAAGTGTGGAGGGCTTCCTCTTTCAATGGTTCTGGTAGCAGGTATCCTCACAAGAACGAAGAAGGAAAAACATTGCTGGGAACAAGTATCAAAAAACTTAAGTCCAAATATTCAGGCTCAATCGGAGGGCACACTAGATCTGAGTTATCAGAATCTACCACATTATTTGAAACCGTGCTTTTTATATATGGGAGTATTTCCGGAGGACAGAGAGATTCAAGTCTCAAAATTAACATGGTTGTGGATAGCCGAGGGTTTGATTAACACGCACATGGAGAAGCTTTCTGAGGATATAGCAAAATTTTACTTGGAAAATCTTATTGGGAGAAACCTAGTGATGGTTTCTAAAAAGAGCTCTGATGGAAGGATCAAGACATGTCGCATTCATGACCTGGTGCTTGAATTTTGCAGGAAGAAGGCGAAGTTGGAGAATTTTTTAGAAAGGACAAG GGACAGAGGTTCAGATCCTTCTCAATTTTTCCCTCCAATGTGCAATACTTCACGCCGCTTATGCCTTTATTCTCACAGTGAAAATCTTCCAAAATGGTGTTTGTTTTTCTCCCATGTGAAATCTTTCCAGTTCAGGGAGGCAAGAAATATTGCATTCTCTTCAATAGACTGTGTTTCAAACACTTTTAAAAGATTCAAGTTTCTAAGGGTGTTAGACTTTGAATTCACCATTATTGATTCTATCCCACAAGAATTAACCCTTTTGAAGTATCTTGCTTTTCGGACTGCAGAAGATGCATTATCACTCCCGGACAATCTTCGTAACCTTGAAACATTGGTAGTTCAAGGACTTAGAGGACGAGTATCACTATCAGATACCATTTGGAAGATGGTTAAGTTGCGGCATCTTCACATCTATGATCGAGCATTCTTCACTTTGAACAGTGGAGAAAAATTCTCAGAATGCGACTCGACAATGGTTAATTTGCAAACTGTTTCCTCAGCATGTTTTTCTTGTGTGGACAATGCCGATAAGATCCTTGAGAAGGCACCAAATCTTCGGAAACTGAGATGTGAAGTTTCCAAATTTGATGGCTCGTTTCCTGCATTTAGCAATCTTACAAAGCTTGAAATGCTCAAGGTTTCTTCCGGTACTACATTGACTTGGATCAATCAGTTGAAGTTACCATCAAGCTTAAAGAAGTTGACACTGTCCAATTTTCGCATACATCTTACTGAAGTTGCAACCCATCCAAAACTTGAGGTACTCAAGCTACTAGGAGTTTCCATTAGTTCCAATGTATGGGAAGTGAATGATGAGCAGTTCCCTCAACTCAAATTCTTGAAATTAGAAAATCCTTCTTTTTCAAAATGGGATGCCTCAGATTATGCCTTTCCATTCCTTGAACACTTGGTATTGAAAAAATGCCGCTATCTTAAGGAGTTCCCTTCTCGTTTTGAGGATGCCTCGTCTCTGAAATCAGTTGAGATAATATCGTGCAATGAAGAACTTGTCAAGTCAGCCGAGGCCGTCAGGGAAGAATTAGATGGAATGTCGGGAAGCTCTGGTTTCAAGGTCATCATCCGCAAGCAGCAAAACAATAGG ATTTGA
- the LOC104215582 gene encoding probable beta-1,4-xylosyltransferase IRX10L isoform X2 — protein MFAAEIYMHRFLLSSPVRTFNPEDADWFYTPVYTTCEYLTPHGHPLPFKSPLMMRSAIQRIASSLPYWNRTQGADHFFIVPHDFGACFHFQEEKAIERGILPLLQHATLVQTFGQRNHVCLKNGSITIPPYAPPHKIQSHLIPPDTPRSIFVYFRGLFYDDRNDPEGGYYARGARAAVWENFKDNPLFDISTDHPTTYYEDMQRAIFCLCPLGWAPWSPRLVEAVIFGCIPIIIADDIVLPFADAIPWEDIGVFVAEKDVPYLDNTLTSIQPQEILRKQRLLANPAMKKAMLFLQPAQPGDAFHQILNGLARKLPHHKNVYGYNILLNWTAGPVGDLKPW, from the coding sequence ATGTTTGCAGCCGAGATATATATGCATCGTTTCCTGTTATCCAGTCCTGTTCGAACCTTTAATCCAGAGGACGCGGATTGGTTTTATACTCCAGTTTACACAACTTGTGAGTACTTGACACCACATGGTCATCCTTTACCTTTCAAGTCACCACTTATGATGAGAAGCGCGATTCAGCGTATAGCTTCTAGCTTGCCATACTGGAACAGGACACAAGGCGCGGATCACTTCTTTATTGTACCACATGATTTTGGTGCATGCTTTCACTTTCAAGAAGAGAAAGCTATTGAAAGAGGAATTCTTCCATTGCTGCAGCATGCTACCTTGGTTCAAACTTTCGGGCAACGTAATCATGTTTGTTTGAAAAATGGCTCAATAACTATTCCTCCATATGCTCCTCCACACAAAATTCAATCCCACTTGATCCCTCCTGATACACCAAGATCCATCTTTGTTTATTTCCGAGGCTTGTTTTATGACGATAGGAATGATCCTGAAGGCGGGTACTATGCAAGAGGTGCTCGAGCAGCAGTGTGGGAGAACTTTAAGGACAATCCTCTCTTTGATATTTCTACAGACCATCCAACAACATACTACGAGGACATGCAACGAGCTATCTTTTGCTTGTGCCCTCTTGGATGGGCTCCGTGGAGTCCAAGATTGGTTGAAGCTGTTATATTCGGATGCATCCCCATTATAATAGCAGATGATATTGTCTTGCCATTTGCTGATGCAATTCCATGGGAAGATATCGGAGTGTTTGTAGCAGAGAAGGATGTTCCGTATTTGGATAACACTCTCACTTCTATTCAACCACAAGAAATATTGAGGAAACAGAGATTGCTTGCCAATCCTGCAATGAAGAAGGCAATGTTATTTCTACAACCTGCTCAACCAGGTGATGCTTTCCACCAAATTTTGAATGGACTTGCTCGTAAATTACCCCATCACAAGAACGTATATGGCTACAACATCTTATTAAACTGGACTGCTGGTCCAGTTGGTGATCTAAAACCTTGGTAG
- the LOC104215582 gene encoding probable beta-1,4-xylosyltransferase IRX10L isoform X1, whose amino-acid sequence MTNWSRGFLGFLCLAFILRIEALEFHRTDQHSERISGTAGDVLEDNPVGRLKVYVYELPSKYNKKTLQRDSRCLNHMFAAEIYMHRFLLSSPVRTFNPEDADWFYTPVYTTCEYLTPHGHPLPFKSPLMMRSAIQRIASSLPYWNRTQGADHFFIVPHDFGACFHFQEEKAIERGILPLLQHATLVQTFGQRNHVCLKNGSITIPPYAPPHKIQSHLIPPDTPRSIFVYFRGLFYDDRNDPEGGYYARGARAAVWENFKDNPLFDISTDHPTTYYEDMQRAIFCLCPLGWAPWSPRLVEAVIFGCIPIIIADDIVLPFADAIPWEDIGVFVAEKDVPYLDNTLTSIQPQEILRKQRLLANPAMKKAMLFLQPAQPGDAFHQILNGLARKLPHHKNVYGYNILLNWTAGPVGDLKPW is encoded by the coding sequence ATGACAAATTGGAGTAGAGGCTTTCTTGGATTTCTTTGTCTTGCTTTCATTTTGAGAATTGAAGCCTTAGAATTTCATAGGACTGATCAACACAGTGAAAGAATTTCAGGAACTGCTGGTGATGTTTTGGAAGATAATCCAGTAGGAAggttaaaagtttatgtatatgaACTTCCCAGCAAATACAACAAGAAAACTCTTCAGAGAGATTCGCGATGCCTGAATCACATGTTTGCAGCCGAGATATATATGCATCGTTTCCTGTTATCCAGTCCTGTTCGAACCTTTAATCCAGAGGACGCGGATTGGTTTTATACTCCAGTTTACACAACTTGTGAGTACTTGACACCACATGGTCATCCTTTACCTTTCAAGTCACCACTTATGATGAGAAGCGCGATTCAGCGTATAGCTTCTAGCTTGCCATACTGGAACAGGACACAAGGCGCGGATCACTTCTTTATTGTACCACATGATTTTGGTGCATGCTTTCACTTTCAAGAAGAGAAAGCTATTGAAAGAGGAATTCTTCCATTGCTGCAGCATGCTACCTTGGTTCAAACTTTCGGGCAACGTAATCATGTTTGTTTGAAAAATGGCTCAATAACTATTCCTCCATATGCTCCTCCACACAAAATTCAATCCCACTTGATCCCTCCTGATACACCAAGATCCATCTTTGTTTATTTCCGAGGCTTGTTTTATGACGATAGGAATGATCCTGAAGGCGGGTACTATGCAAGAGGTGCTCGAGCAGCAGTGTGGGAGAACTTTAAGGACAATCCTCTCTTTGATATTTCTACAGACCATCCAACAACATACTACGAGGACATGCAACGAGCTATCTTTTGCTTGTGCCCTCTTGGATGGGCTCCGTGGAGTCCAAGATTGGTTGAAGCTGTTATATTCGGATGCATCCCCATTATAATAGCAGATGATATTGTCTTGCCATTTGCTGATGCAATTCCATGGGAAGATATCGGAGTGTTTGTAGCAGAGAAGGATGTTCCGTATTTGGATAACACTCTCACTTCTATTCAACCACAAGAAATATTGAGGAAACAGAGATTGCTTGCCAATCCTGCAATGAAGAAGGCAATGTTATTTCTACAACCTGCTCAACCAGGTGATGCTTTCCACCAAATTTTGAATGGACTTGCTCGTAAATTACCCCATCACAAGAACGTATATGGCTACAACATCTTATTAAACTGGACTGCTGGTCCAGTTGGTGATCTAAAACCTTGGTAG